The genomic stretch TGCAGTGGCAAGAAGTAAGAATTTAGATGTAAGTCAGGGAAGTACATGTCCATCGGCAATATTAAATGTTTTAAAGAAGTTTGAAAAGGATATGGGGCTTAATAAACATAATGAGGCTATGCAGAAGATAGATGCAGAAGATAGAGAGGAACAAAAGTTGATGAAAGAGGCAGAGAGTAAGAAGATAATCTGTCCAGAGTGTGGAGTAGAACTGGAGATTACTGGTGGGTGTTACACTTGTAGGAACTGTGGCTACTCTAAGTGTGAATAGTTGTAGAAAGGAAAAAGATGATAAGAGAAGCGAGAAAACTTTTAAAAGAGATATATGGATATGAGAATTTTAGAAGAGGGCAGGAGATAATAGTAGATTCTGTTCTAAGTAAAAGGGATACCCTCGGTGTAATGAGTACCGGTGGTGGAAAATCTATATGTTATCAAGTACCAGCACTTCTATTTAAAGGGATTACGATAGTAATATCACCTCTTATCTCTTTGATGAAGGACCAAGTTGATAGCTTAAGACTACTTGGAGTAAAGAGTGTATATATAAACTCGACACTCTCTAAAGAAGATTACTTAGCAAGTATTAGAAAGATACAGAGAGGGGAAGCAAAAATAGTTTATGTAGCCCCAGAGAGATTAGCTAATGATAAGTTTGTAGAGTTTATAAAAAAGTTTAAAATCTCATTGATAGCTGTAGATGAGGCTCACTGTATATCTCAATGGGGGCATGATTTTAGAAAGAGCTATTTAGAGATACCAAATTTTATGCAAAAGATAGGACAGAGGGTACAGATATTAGCTTTGACAGCTACAGCCACAAAGGATGTAAGAAGAGATATTGAGGAGAAGCTTACATTGAAAGACCCCTTCGTCTATGTACATGGATTTGATAGAGAGAATATATTTTTTAAAGTGGTAAAAAATGTAGTACCAGAAGCTTACATTGTAGATTATCTAAAAAAAGCTCCAAGAAAATCTGGAATAATCTATGCTTCTACAAGAAAAGAAGTAGATAATCTATATGCTTATTTGAAATTAAGAGATATAGAGGTAGGTAAATATCATGCAGGTTTGAGTGAAGAGGAGAGAAAGGAAAATCAGGAAAAATTCCTCAATGATGAGATAAAAATAATGGTAGCTACGAATGCCTTTGGTATGGGGATAGATAAATCAAATGTAAGGTTTGTAATACATAGAAATATACCAAAGGATATGGAGAGTTACTATCAAGAGGCTGGAAGGGCTGGAAGAGATGGAGCTCCAGCAGAGGCTATACTTATGTTCTTTGAAGAGGATGTAAGTACTCAAACTTTTTTGATAGATAGTAATGAGGAAACTGAGGATGAGTTAAAGAGAGAGAAGATAAAGAAATTAGATATTATGGTAGAGTATGCCTATCTTGAAAGTTGTTACAGAGAGTATATCCTAAAATACTTTGGAGATAAGAGAATAAAAAACTACTGTGGTAAGTGTGGAAATTGTAAAACACTTAAAAATGTGGAGGATTTGACAATAGAGGCTCAAAAGGTAATCTCATGTATTGGAAGAGCTAAGGAGAGCATAGGGATATCTACCCTTGTGAATATTCTCTATGGTAGAAGTGACACAAAGATGGATAGAAAGGAGTTTAATAAGCTATCAACTTTTGGAATAATGAAGGATAGGGATATTGTTTGGATAGAGGAGTTTGTAAATTTCTTAATATCTGAAGGATATTTTGAACAGAGTGCTGGAAGTTTTCCAGTATTAAAGTTTAATGATAGATCAAGAAGGGTACTAAAAAATGAGATATCAGTTTTCAGAAGAGTTGATGAAAAGATTAGTTTTGATTACTTTGAAGACCCATTATTTGAGAGCTTGAATCAGTTGAGAGGAGAGATAGCAAAGGCGGAGGGAGTAGCCCCATACATAGTATTTTCAGATATGACACTTTTAGAGATGGCAGAGTATAAACCTAAAAATAGGTGGGAGATGCTTAAGATTAGAGGGATAGGAAATCAAAAATTTAAAAGTTATGGAGAGGCTTTTCTTAAGGTTATCAATAGTTATAATGATGAGGATATAAAGAGACTTGAGATAGAAAGTGACAGATGTGAGTTGTTAGAGGATATTAGAGTTGAGAGACTAAAAGAAAGATTGGGATTAAATATAGAGTTAGAGAGTTTAAAAGAGATACTATATGAGACTTTAATAAGATAGAGAGGAAGTGAAAGGATGAAAAAAAGTTTGATGTTGTTACTATCTTTATTAGTAGTTGCTTGTGGTGGAGAAAAGGATAGAGTAGAGGAAAAAGAGATAGCCCCAAGTGAAGAGAAGGAGATAGTTCAAGAGGTAAAAGAGAGTTTAAAGATAAAGAGTGTATCTACAACTGGTGGAAAAAATCCAAGTGTAGACATAGCTTTTAATGAAAATATAGCTACTGAAAATTTAAAAAGTTATATAAAAATTACTCCTAATATAGAGTATAAAGTTTTAAAGATGAGGGAGCATCTTATAATTACAGGAAATTTTGATACGAATAGTGAGTATGAAATAGAGCTATTAAAGGGAATAAAGGGAGAGAGATCACTTTTAGAGGAAAATCTAAAGGAGAGCATAAAATTTAAAGATGTAGAGCCTAAGTTAATTTTCTCTAATGAGGGTATAATTTTACCTAAGGTAAATAAAAATAGAGTAAGTTTTAAATCTATAAATGTTAAGAGAGTTAATCTTAAAGTTAAGAAGATATTCTTCAATAATACTACTCAATTCTTACAAGATTTTATTTTTAAAGGGAATGGAAATATTTTTAGTTACTATGTACAGAGCAATCTATATAAAGTTGGAGAAACTGTATTTGAAAAAAGCTATGATTTAGATTATAAGAAAAATATTTGGGCACAAAATGAGATAGCTTTAGAAAATCTTACAAATGATAAGGGTGTATATATAGTGGAGTTATCCTTTGATAAAGATGGGGTAGATTACAATTTTCCAGAAGGTGTAGAGGAGTGGCAAAGGGAGAGTTTCTTTGAAGAGAGAGGAAAGATAGGAAAGGCTCTTCTTATATCTGATATGGGAATAGTAGCTCAAAAGGAGAGAGATAATAAACTTACTGTAAATATATTGGATATTGTAAAGAATAAGCCTATAGAGAGTATAGAAGTTAAGGCTATAAGTGTAAATAACCAAGTTATATCTGAAAAGAAAAGTGATAAAAATGGAGAAGTTACCTTTGAAAATGGAGATAAAATATTCTATGTTTTAGCTCAATCTAAGGATGAGATTTCAATTTTAAAGCTTTCTGATTCTAAACTTTCATATGATGGATTTTTAGTAGATGGAGAGTATAGAGATAGTGATATAAGAGCTTTTATATATTCAGATAGAGGAGTGTATAGACCAGGGGATAGAGTAAATATAGGAATAATAGCTAGAAATGGAGATAAGATTTTTCCAGAGGGACAACCTATAAAGATAGATGTATTCACTGCTAGAGGAGATAAGTATATTGATGGTGAGATAGTTAAAAATGGAAAAAATGGATTTTTTACCTATTCCTTTGATACTAAAAAAGAGAGTGAAACTGGAGTATGGGAGGTTACTGTTTATGTAGGTGGAGAGAAGGATAAAAAATTCTCTCTAAAAATTCCAGTAGAGAGTATAGTTCCATATAAGATAGAGGTAGGGACTGAATTTCCAGATAAGGTAAGTGACGGAGTGAATATATCTGGAGATATTACAGCTCAATATCTTTTTGGAGCTCCAGCTGAAAATCTGAAATATTCAAGTGAATTGACAATAAGAGAAAAGAGTGTAGAGTTTGAAAGATATAAAAAATTCACCTTTTCAAATCCAACTACCTATATAACAGATATAAGAATGGTTCAAAAAGGTGAGTTAGATAGTGAAGGAAAGGGTAAGATAGAGTTTAATCTATCAAAAAATATACCTAAAAATTTAAGTCTAAATGGAGAGATAGTCACTAAAGTAATAGAGCCAAGTGGTAGACCAGTAATAGCTATTGATAATGTCAAGATAAATAGTTTTGATTCCTATGTTGGAATTGAAAATCCAGAGGATAGATATGTAAAGAGTGGAGATAGTATAAATCTACAGGTAGTAGCTGTTTCTGAAGATGGAGAGAGACTAGTAAGTGGTAGAAAACTCAAATATAGAGTATATAAGAATGAGTACTCTTGGTGGTGGGATTACTACAATTATAACACTTTCCTAAAGTCAATAAAAACTGATAAAAATAGTGTGCTACTCTATGAAAAAGAGATTATAACTACAGATAAACCATATATCATAGACTATCAAATAGAGGGAAGTGGAGAGGTATTTGTAGAGGTAGAGGATACAGAGACAAAACAGAGTGCTGGGATAAATCTATATGTATCAACTTGGCAGGATTCAAGTATAAGTAAGAAGATAGATAAGTTAAAGATAGAGAGTGATAAAAAAGAGTATAATGTTGGAGATAAGGCAAAGATAACATTTGAGGGAGAAAAGGGAACAAGAGCTCTAATAACCCTTGAGAAATCTGGAA from Candidatus Fusobacterium pullicola encodes the following:
- the recQ gene encoding DNA helicase RecQ; amino-acid sequence: MIREARKLLKEIYGYENFRRGQEIIVDSVLSKRDTLGVMSTGGGKSICYQVPALLFKGITIVISPLISLMKDQVDSLRLLGVKSVYINSTLSKEDYLASIRKIQRGEAKIVYVAPERLANDKFVEFIKKFKISLIAVDEAHCISQWGHDFRKSYLEIPNFMQKIGQRVQILALTATATKDVRRDIEEKLTLKDPFVYVHGFDRENIFFKVVKNVVPEAYIVDYLKKAPRKSGIIYASTRKEVDNLYAYLKLRDIEVGKYHAGLSEEERKENQEKFLNDEIKIMVATNAFGMGIDKSNVRFVIHRNIPKDMESYYQEAGRAGRDGAPAEAILMFFEEDVSTQTFLIDSNEETEDELKREKIKKLDIMVEYAYLESCYREYILKYFGDKRIKNYCGKCGNCKTLKNVEDLTIEAQKVISCIGRAKESIGISTLVNILYGRSDTKMDRKEFNKLSTFGIMKDRDIVWIEEFVNFLISEGYFEQSAGSFPVLKFNDRSRRVLKNEISVFRRVDEKISFDYFEDPLFESLNQLRGEIAKAEGVAPYIVFSDMTLLEMAEYKPKNRWEMLKIRGIGNQKFKSYGEAFLKVINSYNDEDIKRLEIESDRCELLEDIRVERLKERLGLNIELESLKEILYETLIR